The following proteins are co-located in the Gloeocapsa sp. PCC 73106 genome:
- a CDS encoding BrnA antitoxin family protein produces MTISAKRLQEINDIPDESIDTSDIPELDDNFWEKAKLVEPITKKAISLRVDSDVLEWFKNQGKGYQSLINSVLRSYVEHQIKKK; encoded by the coding sequence ATGACTATCTCAGCGAAACGATTGCAAGAAATTAACGATATTCCTGATGAATCAATTGATACCTCTGATATTCCTGAATTAGACGATAATTTCTGGGAAAAAGCCAAACTTGTTGAACCTATTACCAAAAAAGCTATCTCTCTTCGAGTTGATAGTGATGTATTAGAGTGGTTTAAAAATCAGGGAAAAGGATATCAATCTTTAATAAATTCGGTACTGCGTTCTTATGTTGAACATCAAATCAAGAAGAAATAG
- a CDS encoding BrnT family toxin: MQFEWDENKNAQNRQKHGIGFEEVQEIFEGIAFTSIDDRFDYEEIREISIGAIQGAVIVTVAHTERAGITRIISARKATPKERKQYYDYLSETIARN; encoded by the coding sequence ATGCAGTTTGAATGGGATGAAAACAAAAATGCTCAAAATCGCCAAAAACACGGTATTGGCTTTGAAGAAGTCCAAGAAATCTTCGAGGGAATTGCATTCACTAGTATAGACGACCGTTTCGATTATGAAGAAATTAGAGAAATTAGTATCGGTGCTATACAGGGTGCAGTTATCGTAACCGTTGCTCATACAGAAAGAGCAGGGATTACCCGTATTATTTCTGCTAGAAAAGCGACCCCTAAAGAAAGGAAACAATATTATGACTATCTCAGCGAAACGATTGCAAGAAATTAA
- a CDS encoding sulfotransferase domain-containing protein, translating to MKLLIHIGYPKTASSWLQKSIFNNKDLGVVAPWGQGKQAVEAINYFYYPDDLNFTVADTYCHFLPGIEQANLQNLVPILSHEYLSVRIGAISYPKLVADRLAQVFPEAKILLFIREQKKIILSTYQEYIKNQGVQTLEQALDENNYTDGKLPAVRPSLYKYDVLISYYQQLFGKDQVLVIPFELFKSNNLDVVIKILDFVDAKYESNSLSFIDTKSSINSSYKLAGIPIRRKISQLVGQQEVDNSRRNSRIIFFNRVNKFINYFLPEALEEKQKKYLEKVVKQYVKDMFNESNQRTSELIGVDLAKLGYSISS from the coding sequence ATGAAACTGTTAATTCATATTGGTTACCCTAAAACAGCATCGAGTTGGTTACAAAAGTCTATCTTCAACAACAAAGATCTGGGAGTAGTCGCACCTTGGGGACAGGGTAAACAAGCTGTAGAAGCGATTAACTATTTTTATTATCCCGATGACTTAAATTTTACTGTTGCAGATACTTACTGTCATTTTCTTCCGGGAATAGAACAAGCTAATTTACAAAATTTAGTACCTATTCTTTCCCACGAATATCTATCGGTGCGAATTGGCGCTATTAGTTATCCTAAGTTAGTTGCTGATAGATTAGCACAAGTTTTTCCAGAAGCAAAAATTTTACTCTTTATTCGAGAACAAAAAAAGATTATTCTATCTACTTATCAAGAATATATTAAAAACCAAGGTGTACAAACTCTGGAACAAGCTTTAGATGAAAACAATTATACAGATGGCAAACTTCCCGCAGTCAGACCATCTTTATATAAGTATGATGTACTTATTAGTTATTATCAACAATTATTTGGTAAGGATCAGGTTTTAGTGATTCCCTTTGAATTATTTAAAAGCAATAATCTAGACGTAGTTATTAAAATTTTAGACTTTGTTGATGCTAAATATGAGAGCAATAGCTTATCATTTATAGATACAAAATCATCAATTAATTCCAGCTACAAGTTAGCAGGTATACCAATCAGAAGAAAAATTAGTCAGCTCGTTGGTCAACAAGAAGTAGACAATTCTCGACGCAATAGCAGAATTATTTTCTTTAATAGAGTTAATAAATTTATCAATTATTTTTTGCCAGAAGCTTTAGAAGAAAAACAAAAAAAGTATTTAGAAAAAGTTGTGAAGCAATATGTAAAAGATATGTTCAATGAGAGTAATCAAAGAACTAGTGAATTAATCGGTGTCGATTTAGCTAAACTGGGTTATTCTATTTCTTCTTGA